One genomic segment of Fusobacterium nucleatum includes these proteins:
- a CDS encoding YcxB family protein translates to MDIKFENKYYADDKMLKEYVNKVLSRNIRRIFLVYILIFLFIVKNGILRGDSSTIFRLIVCAIFLLFLNFLSQKYLFRLLKKTAKSIHNDQSYPTLVQFGNNIFMQEGKFSMELDYSKIVKIYYLKYSYVLMFTNSNGIMVKYDSFTEGNFEDFKEFIKENCKKAKIIVKNKSYIFGL, encoded by the coding sequence ATGGATATTAAATTTGAAAATAAATATTATGCTGATGATAAGATGTTAAAAGAATATGTAAATAAGGTTTTATCTAGAAATATAAGAAGAATTTTTTTAGTTTATATATTAATATTTCTTTTTATAGTGAAAAATGGAATTTTAAGAGGAGACTCAAGTACAATTTTTAGGTTGATAGTTTGTGCGATTTTTCTTTTGTTTCTTAATTTTCTTAGTCAAAAATATTTATTTAGACTTTTAAAAAAGACAGCTAAGAGTATTCATAATGACCAAAGTTATCCAACTCTTGTGCAATTTGGAAATAATATATTTATGCAAGAAGGTAAATTTTCAATGGAACTAGATTATTCAAAAATTGTAAAAATATATTATTTAAAATATTCTTATGTCCTAATGTTCACTAATTCAAATGGAATTATGGTAAAATATGATAGTTTTACAGAAGGAAATTTTGAAGATTTTAAAGAATTTATAAAAGAAAATTGTAAAAAAGCTAAAATAATTGTTAAAAATAAAAGTTATATATTTGGATTATAA
- a CDS encoding MmcQ/YjbR family DNA-binding protein: MREINNFIKDKKIDFKKLEEFGFELIDNSYYYHTSLLKNQFKMSVKINLDNSIFTEIIDTETNEPYILHLLEMKRSGYSEKVYKAYSEILAKIQKECFEDEIFKANYTKEIVAYIKNKYGDKLEFLWEKSPKNAVVRRKSSKKWYAVILTVSKRKLNLDSDEIIEVINLHNIAEEMKKLIDNKKYFPAYHMNKKYWCTICLDETVELEEIYKLIDISYELAK; encoded by the coding sequence ATGAGAGAAATAAATAATTTTATTAAAGATAAAAAAATAGATTTTAAAAAACTAGAAGAATTTGGTTTTGAATTAATAGATAATTCTTATTACTATCATACTTCTTTACTAAAAAATCAATTTAAGATGTCTGTTAAAATTAATTTAGATAATTCAATTTTTACTGAAATAATAGATACAGAAACTAATGAACCTTATATTTTACATCTTTTAGAAATGAAAAGAAGTGGTTATAGTGAAAAAGTCTACAAAGCATATAGTGAAATTTTAGCTAAAATACAAAAAGAATGTTTTGAGGATGAGATATTTAAAGCTAATTATACAAAAGAAATTGTAGCTTATATTAAAAATAAATATGGAGATAAATTAGAATTTCTATGGGAAAAATCTCCTAAAAATGCAGTTGTTCGTAGAAAATCTAGCAAGAAATGGTATGCAGTAATATTAACTGTATCTAAAAGAAAACTTAACTTAGATAGTGATGAAATTATTGAAGTAATTAATCTTCATAATATAGCAGAAGAAATGAAAAAACTTATTGATAATAAGAAATACTTTCCAGCATACCATATGAATAAAAAATATTGGTGTACAATTTGTCTTGATGAAACAGTTGAATTAGAAGAAATTTATAAGTTGATAGATATTAGTTATGAATTGGCAAAATGA
- a CDS encoding MBL fold metallo-hydrolase has translation MKISILGSGSAGNSTFVEIEDYKLLVDTGFSCKKTEEKLEKIGKKLSDISAILITHEHSDHINGAGVIARKYDIPIYITPESYRAGAAKLGQIDKSLLNFIDGDFILNDKVKVSPFDVMHDAERTIGFKLETQLNKKIAISTDIGYITNIVREYFKDVDAMVIESNYDFNTLMNCAYPWNLKERVKSRNGHLSNNECAKFIKEMYTDKLKKVFLAHVSKDSNNVSLIKETLEDEFMGMIRKPNCEITTQDNVTKLFDIDE, from the coding sequence ATGAAAATTTCAATTCTAGGAAGTGGAAGTGCTGGAAATTCAACTTTTGTAGAAATAGAAGACTATAAACTTTTGGTAGATACAGGTTTCAGTTGTAAAAAAACTGAGGAAAAATTAGAAAAGATTGGAAAAAAATTATCGGATATTTCAGCAATTTTAATAACTCATGAACATAGTGACCATATAAATGGAGCAGGAGTTATAGCAAGAAAATATGATATTCCAATCTATATTACTCCTGAAAGTTATAGAGCAGGAGCAGCTAAATTAGGACAAATAGATAAATCTTTATTAAATTTCATTGATGGTGATTTTATTCTCAATGATAAAGTAAAAGTTTCTCCATTTGATGTTATGCATGATGCTGAAAGAACTATTGGTTTTAAATTAGAAACTCAACTCAATAAAAAAATAGCAATATCAACTGATATTGGTTATATAACAAATATAGTTAGAGAATATTTTAAAGATGTAGATGCTATGGTCATTGAAAGTAACTATGATTTTAACACTCTTATGAATTGTGCATATCCTTGGAATTTAAAGGAAAGAGTTAAAAGTAGAAATGGTCATCTTTCAAATAATGAGTGTGCAAAATTTATTAAAGAGATGTATACTGATAAATTAAAAAAAGTATTCTTAGCTCATGTAAGCAAGGATAGCAACAATGTTTCTTTAATAAAAGAAACTCTTGAAGATGAATTTATGGGAATGATAAGAAAGCCTAACTGTGAAATAACAACACAAGATAATGTAACAAAACTATTTGACATAGATGAATAG
- a CDS encoding ATP-binding protein, which yields MIKRNLYLEEIKKYINKPIIKVITGMRRSGKSMILKLIQEELENVGIIKENIIYMNFESLIFMDIKDFETLYKHIIEKTSDKKGKIYILLDEIQEVKGWEKAINSFLVDLDADIYITGSNANLLSSELATYIAGRYVEIKIYPLSFQEYIDFVSENNKENPLSLDEYFTQYLNFGGLPGIHIFNYNKEEIYQYLVDVYNSILLRDVIARNNIRDIELLERVVLYIMDNIGNTFSAKSISDFLRNQGRKLSVETIYNYLKALENAFIISKVQRYDIKGKNILETQEKYYLSDLGFRHAKLGYQSNDISGYLENIVFLELLRRKYKVNIGKQNNKEIDFVANLRDENLYLQVTYLLASEETIEREFSPLKSIKDNYSKLVLSMDNLPESNVEGIKRKKIIDFLLER from the coding sequence ATGATTAAAAGAAATTTATATTTGGAAGAAATTAAAAAATATATTAATAAACCTATTATAAAAGTAATTACAGGTATGCGTAGAAGTGGGAAATCTATGATATTGAAATTAATTCAAGAAGAATTAGAAAATGTAGGGATAATTAAAGAGAACATTATTTATATGAATTTTGAATCTCTTATTTTTATGGATATAAAAGATTTTGAAACGTTATACAAACATATTATTGAAAAAACTTCTGATAAAAAAGGAAAAATTTACATTTTATTAGATGAAATTCAAGAAGTAAAAGGTTGGGAGAAAGCAATCAATTCCTTTTTAGTTGATTTAGATGCTGATATTTATATTACAGGTTCAAATGCAAATTTATTATCTTCTGAACTTGCTACCTACATAGCAGGAAGATATGTAGAAATAAAGATTTATCCACTTTCATTTCAAGAATATATTGATTTTGTTTCTGAAAATAATAAAGAAAATCCTTTATCCTTAGATGAATATTTTACTCAATATCTTAACTTTGGTGGCTTACCAGGCATACATATTTTTAATTATAATAAAGAAGAAATTTACCAATATCTTGTAGATGTATATAATTCTATTCTATTAAGAGATGTTATTGCAAGGAATAATATTCGTGATATTGAACTTTTAGAAAGGGTTGTTCTATATATTATGGATAATATTGGTAATACTTTTTCTGCAAAAAGTATTTCAGATTTTTTAAGAAATCAAGGAAGAAAGCTTAGTGTTGAAACTATTTACAATTATTTAAAGGCCTTAGAAAATGCTTTTATTATTAGTAAAGTACAAAGATATGATATCAAAGGGAAAAATATTTTGGAAACACAAGAAAAATATTATTTAAGTGACTTAGGTTTTAGACATGCTAAATTAGGATATCAAAGTAATGATATTTCTGGTTATTTAGAAAATATAGTATTTTTAGAACTTTTGAGAAGAAAATATAAGGTAAATATTGGGAAACAAAATAATAAAGAGATTGACTTTGTTGCAAATTTAAGAGATGAAAATTTATATTTACAGGTTACTTATTTATTAGCAAGTGAAGAAACTATTGAAAGAGAGTTTTCACCTTTAAAATCTATAAAGGATAATTATTCTAAATTGGTTCTTTCTATGGATAATTTACCTGAAAGTAATGTAGAAGGAATTAAAAGGAAAAAAATAATTGATTTTTTATTAGAAAGATAA
- a CDS encoding spore photoproduct lyase family protein: MLYIVTALYIEAKLLISLFNLKKDNTYTKFQVFSNENIKLIISGTGKIKSAIALTYLISNKDIKENDYIINIGFIASSNNNSQLGDIVYISKIQNAYSDTTFYPEMIYKHNFLEGSLTTFDKIIENKIENIEYIDMEAYGFFQTASIFFKKDKIIVLKIISDILKEKLEDRILFGFKDETLFNKSYKKIYDFLLKFINILNDNKNNFSNSEQDLIKKVLENLKLSDTMTYEFFNILKYLKIKYRNIDILKKYENIEINSKLQGKKIFEEIREFSKLNNKIKIERNTLNNKNSNLFNNRFSHIYVEKKILNNKNTLEILSKFKDVKIIEINNYKEVFSSNNQDFHLQKLGQKLILASNKPNMIYEGAVVCESFENDNFYYTSSIINCVYDCEYCYLQGVYSSGNIVIFVDIEKVFEEVEELYNKLKTLYLCISYDTDLLAIESICGFSEKWYYFIEDKKDLKIELRTKSGNIDKFLNLKPLDNFIIAFTLSPENLALKNEKYTASFKNRVKAIKELQEKGWKVRICIDPLIYSDNFEENYSQMIEYLFNEIDKEKVIDISIGVFRISKEYLKKMRNQNQNSEILYYPFECIDGVYTYSDKTKSYMINFIKEQFLKYIDEKKIYI, translated from the coding sequence ATGTTATATATAGTAACAGCATTATATATTGAAGCAAAACTTTTAATATCATTGTTTAATTTAAAAAAAGATAATACTTATACAAAATTTCAAGTATTTTCAAATGAAAATATAAAATTAATTATAAGTGGTACAGGTAAAATAAAATCTGCTATTGCTTTAACATACTTAATTTCAAATAAAGATATTAAAGAAAATGATTATATAATAAATATTGGTTTTATAGCAAGTTCAAATAATAATTCTCAATTAGGGGATATAGTATATATCTCAAAAATTCAAAATGCTTATTCAGATACAACTTTCTACCCTGAAATGATTTATAAACATAATTTCTTAGAGGGAAGTTTGACCACTTTTGATAAAATAATTGAGAATAAAATTGAAAATATAGAATATATTGATATGGAAGCCTATGGTTTTTTCCAAACAGCTTCTATTTTTTTTAAGAAAGATAAAATTATTGTTTTGAAGATAATATCTGATATATTAAAAGAAAAACTTGAAGATAGGATTTTATTTGGTTTTAAAGATGAGACTTTATTTAATAAAAGCTATAAAAAGATTTATGATTTTTTATTAAAATTTATTAATATCCTTAATGATAATAAAAATAATTTTTCTAATAGTGAACAAGATTTGATAAAAAAAGTATTAGAAAATTTAAAATTAAGTGATACAATGACTTATGAGTTTTTTAATATACTAAAATACCTTAAAATAAAATATAGAAATATTGATATATTAAAAAAATATGAAAACATTGAAATAAATTCAAAGCTTCAAGGAAAGAAAATTTTTGAAGAAATAAGAGAATTTAGTAAGTTAAATAATAAAATTAAAATTGAGAGAAATACTTTAAATAATAAAAATTCTAATTTATTTAATAATAGATTTTCTCATATCTATGTTGAAAAGAAAATTTTAAATAATAAAAATACTTTGGAAATATTATCAAAATTTAAAGATGTGAAGATAATAGAAATTAATAACTATAAAGAAGTATTTTCAAGTAATAATCAAGACTTCCATTTACAAAAATTAGGACAAAAATTAATTCTAGCTTCCAATAAGCCTAATATGATTTATGAGGGTGCAGTGGTTTGTGAAAGTTTTGAAAATGATAATTTTTACTATACTTCTTCTATAATAAATTGTGTCTATGACTGTGAATATTGTTATCTTCAGGGAGTTTATTCGTCTGGAAATATAGTTATATTTGTAGATATTGAAAAAGTTTTTGAAGAAGTTGAAGAACTATATAATAAATTGAAAACTTTATATCTTTGTATATCTTATGATACAGATTTACTTGCAATAGAAAGTATCTGTGGTTTTTCTGAGAAATGGTATTATTTTATTGAAGATAAAAAAGATTTAAAAATTGAGCTAAGAACAAAATCAGGAAATATTGATAAATTTTTAAATTTAAAACCTTTGGATAATTTTATAATTGCTTTTACACTATCTCCTGAAAACTTAGCTTTAAAAAATGAAAAATATACAGCTAGTTTTAAAAATAGAGTAAAGGCTATTAAAGAATTGCAAGAAAAGGGATGGAAAGTTAGAATTTGCATAGATCCTTTGATATATAGTGATAATTTTGAAGAAAATTATAGTCAAATGATAGAATATTTGTTTAATGAAATAGACAAGGAAAAAGTTATTGATATAAGTATTGGAGTATTTAGAATTTCAAAAGAATATTTAAAAAAGATGAGAAATCAAAATCAAAATTCAGAAATTTTATATTATCCTTTTGAATGTATTGATGGAGTTTACACATATTCTGATAAAACAAAATCATATATGATAAACTTTATTAAAGAACAATTTTTAAAATATATTGATGAGAAAAAAATTTATATTTAG
- a CDS encoding Rrf2 family transcriptional regulator, with translation MKIKNEVRYALQIIYYLTLNRDKDIISSNEISAEENIPRLFCLRIIKKLEKAGVVKIFRGAKGGYVLTRDPKRLTFRDIIEIIDDDIVLQPCIDSSTICSTRGADCSIRHALKKIQDDLLDDFDKINFYDLVENNASLQI, from the coding sequence ATGAAAATAAAAAATGAAGTTAGATATGCTTTACAAATTATTTATTATCTTACTTTAAATAGGGATAAGGATATTATTTCATCAAATGAAATATCTGCTGAAGAAAATATACCTAGATTATTTTGCTTACGTATAATCAAAAAACTAGAAAAAGCAGGAGTTGTTAAAATATTTAGAGGTGCAAAAGGTGGCTATGTTTTAACAAGAGATCCTAAAAGGCTTACTTTTAGAGATATTATAGAAATTATAGATGATGATATAGTATTACAACCTTGTATAGATAGTTCAACTATTTGCTCTACTAGAGGTGCTGATTGTAGTATAAGACATGCATTGAAAAAAATTCAAGATGACTTATTGGATGATTTTGATAAAATCAATTTTTATGATTTAGTTGAAAATAATGCTAGTTTACAAATTTAA
- a CDS encoding HAD family hydrolase: MIAAFFDIDGTIYRNALLIEHFKKLVKYELFDDIQYKLKVEEAYNLWDTRKGDYDDYLLDLTQLYVVAIKDLPVKYNDFISDQVLLLKGNRVYTYTRQMIEWHKKMGHKVFFISGSPAFLVSRMAKKMGIDDFCGSIYEIDEETQTFSGKILKPMWDSAHKQEAIENFIKKYNIDLSKSYAYGDTNGDFSMLSLVGNPRAINPSKELITRIKNDENLKSKTQIIIERKNVIYKLNSDVELIEF; encoded by the coding sequence ATGATTGCAGCTTTTTTTGATATAGATGGAACAATTTATAGAAATGCCTTACTTATTGAACATTTTAAAAAATTGGTAAAGTATGAACTTTTTGATGATATTCAATATAAATTAAAAGTTGAAGAAGCATATAATCTTTGGGACACAAGAAAAGGGGATTATGATGATTATTTACTTGACTTAACTCAATTATATGTAGTTGCAATAAAAGACTTACCTGTAAAGTATAATGATTTCATATCTGATCAAGTTTTATTATTAAAAGGTAATAGAGTTTATACATATACAAGGCAAATGATTGAATGGCATAAGAAAATGGGGCATAAAGTATTTTTTATATCAGGTAGTCCAGCATTTTTAGTTTCAAGAATGGCTAAAAAAATGGGAATTGATGATTTCTGTGGTTCTATTTATGAAATAGATGAAGAAACTCAAACATTCTCAGGTAAAATATTAAAACCTATGTGGGATTCTGCACATAAACAAGAAGCAATAGAAAACTTTATAAAAAAATATAATATAGATTTATCTAAAAGTTATGCCTATGGAGATACTAATGGAGACTTTTCAATGTTATCTTTAGTTGGAAATCCAAGAGCAATAAATCCTAGTAAAGAATTGATTACTAGAATAAAAAATGATGAAAATTTAAAATCTAAGACACAAATTATAATTGAAAGAAAGAATGTTATTTACAAATTAAATTCAGATGTTGAATTAATTGAATTTTAA
- a CDS encoding SDR family oxidoreductase yields the protein MKIALITGATSGIGYEISKRLLKMNYTVYGIGRNFIKNNENIFKEYENFIPVTCDLSKLDDLEKTLHSLKKINFDLIVNSAGIGYFGLHEEMNISKIKNMIAINLQAPLVISQYFLRTLKENKGIIINISSVTANKESPLASVYSATKAGLSQFSKCLFEEVRKNDIKVITIYPDMTKTNFYENNTYFECDDDEKAYIKMKDIGNTIEFILNQSGNIVFTDITIKPQRHKIKKVKRKE from the coding sequence ATGAAAATTGCTTTAATTACAGGTGCTACCTCTGGAATAGGCTATGAAATATCAAAAAGATTATTAAAAATGAATTACACTGTCTATGGTATTGGTAGAAATTTTATAAAAAATAATGAGAATATTTTTAAAGAATATGAAAATTTTATCCCAGTTACTTGTGATTTATCTAAACTTGATGATTTAGAAAAAACATTGCACTCCTTAAAAAAGATAAATTTTGATTTAATAGTAAATTCTGCTGGTATAGGATATTTTGGTTTACATGAAGAAATGAATATATCAAAAATTAAAAATATGATAGCCATAAATTTACAAGCACCTCTTGTAATTAGTCAATATTTTTTAAGGACATTAAAAGAAAATAAAGGTATAATAATAAATATTTCATCAGTTACTGCAAATAAAGAAAGCCCCTTGGCTTCTGTTTATTCTGCAACAAAAGCAGGGCTTAGTCAATTTTCAAAATGCTTATTTGAAGAAGTTAGAAAAAATGATATTAAAGTTATAACTATTTATCCAGATATGACTAAGACAAATTTTTATGAGAATAACACTTATTTTGAATGTGATGATGATGAAAAAGCATATATAAAAATGAAAGATATTGGAAATACAATAGAATTTATTTTAAATCAAAGTGGAAATATAGTTTTTACAGATATAACAATAAAACCCCAAAGGCATAAGATAAAAAAAGTAAAAAGAAAGGAATAA